The window AGCAGCGCCAGGATGTTATGCTCAGGGGCGCTCACGGAGGGCAGTATGGCGCGCCTCCGGACCGCAGACCTCGACCTTGTGGTGCTGCTGTCGGGCTCGAGCTGCGACCCTTCCTTCACGACCGGCAGGTCTGTCCTCGGCCTCCCGCCCGCTGTAGACATCCTCTCTTGCCATATCCTTCCATCCTAGCAACAATCAACGAGTAAAGCCAGTAAGGGGACCAATATGCTTGTACTATCTGGTGCTGGAAATATATATATGTAGAGGAAAATTCAAACTTTCAAGTATATATAAAAGCCGGCATTGTCATCGCAGCTGCATTTCTGCTACACAAGTTCGCTACCATGTTTGTCTTTGTGGTAGTGATATCATATTCTCTCGTGGTTCTTGCTACTTGTAGTGGACTACATGCGTAACACAATACAAACATGCCATCATTCAAAAACAAGGCACAGCATGGCTTACATGCAGTATAGATGGCTCAGGAAGCGGGCATTTCACTGGTTGGTCAAGGTTGACAGGCTCCACAGGGTGCTCCACCGGCTTGAACTCGATGCCGACCTCAATGCCGTGAGGGCTATCTCCAGGATCGGCTGCCGGGTCAGACTCCCCAGTCTCCATGTTGGGCGCCAATGTCTCCACAACCTCCTGCACCATCAGAGCGAAATTCCCCAAATTAGTACCAACAATTTCAGTTCCCAAAACTGTTAACTCACTAGAGCAGTTGGGCA is drawn from Triticum dicoccoides isolate Atlit2015 ecotype Zavitan chromosome 6B, WEW_v2.0, whole genome shotgun sequence and contains these coding sequences:
- the LOC119320064 gene encoding uncharacterized protein LOC119320064 gives rise to the protein MVGIFSRFSSGAGHRRAKSAVEVVETLAPNMETGESDPAADPGDSPHGIEVGIEFKPVEHPVEPVNLDQPVKCPLPEPSILHDGRIWQERMSTAGGRPRTDLPVVKEGSQLEPDSSTTRSRSAVRRRAILPSVSAPEHNILALLDECDVPESQRPAE